A single region of the Leptodactylus fuscus isolate aLepFus1 chromosome 5, aLepFus1.hap2, whole genome shotgun sequence genome encodes:
- the LOC142204620 gene encoding protocadherin gamma-B4-like — MEWQVISLCFTVYYVTASSPLQYTILEEMKINSVVGNIGKDLGINQDLAIRNLRIAAHSNRKFFNINSENGNLYITDRIDREDLCKSELICFLDFEILADNPLNVYPVKVQIQDINDNPPRFSKDVFEIGISESASPGAQFLLGNAKDPDLGTNSLQNYVLSHNYHFSLDNKSDFEGLGYPELILERSLDREKQQKYELILTASDGGKPAKTGTAIIRIEVLDFNDNYPVFQQKIYKISLSEDSPSGSLVLHLNATDKDEGSNAEINYSFSHIPENELDIFTLDSQTGVIRTTGELDYEKTKIYELSVEAKDGGGLAAQSTVIVQVVDVNDNAPEILLSSLSTPIPEDTTLGTNVALIHVKDLDSGENGKVTCKLAETLDFKLLPSSNNYYKVVTAKYLDRERKSSYNLTLEAEDEGSPSMITKKTIHIIISDVNDNEPIFDKLLYISYISENIPAGSSIANIHASDLDDNDNARLMYSIINVNIEEIPVSSYVSINSMTGVLYAQRSFDYEQLREFQFQVMAKDSGSPPLSSNVTVRICIIDKNDNAPKILYPSPDTEGSPLFEFIPHSAEKGYLVTKVIAVDADSGHNAWLSYHLLQVPDPTLFTIGQYTGEIRIGQDVQDLDSLRQKVVVMVKDNGVPSLSSTVTLSLVMAENFQQILPEITRHSNNSDSSSSVTFYLVIAIAFISMLFIVTVLGTVIYKCRKTITPTTFGTYSRNVYPQFTLGCPSEISDTSLPFPFSYDVCVTLDSKQNEIAYLKPVQNVPTDNLIDTENATLENNTEVCFTLKF; from the coding sequence ATGGAATGGCAAGTAATATCACTTTGTTTTACAGTCTATTATGTTACTGCTTCAAGCCCGCTTCAGTATACAATTCTAGAGGAGATGAAGATAAATTCTGTGGTTGGGAATATTGGAAAGGATTTGGGAATAAATCAGGATTTGGCGATACGAAATCTGAGGATTGCTGCTCACAGCAACAGaaaattttttaacataaatTCAGAAAATGGAAATCTGTATATTACGGACAGAATAGATAGGGAAGACTTATGTAAATCAGAGCTGATTTGCTTTCTGGATTTTGAGATTCTGGCTGATAATCCCCTGAATGTTTATCCTGTTAAAGTTCAAATCCAAGATATAAATGACAATCCACCTCGATTTTCTAAAGATGTTTTTGAGATTGGAATAAGTGAATCGGCCTCTCCGGGAGCACAATTTTTGCTCGGGAATGCGAAAGATCCAGATCTAGGCACTAACTCTTTACAGAACTACGTTCTTAGTCACAATTACCATTTTTCTTTAGACAACAAATCTGACTTTGAAGGACTTGGATATCCAGAATTGATCTTAGAGCGGTCTCTAGATCGAGAGAAACAGCAGAAATATGAATTAATTTTAACTGCTTCTGATGGAGGAAAACCTGCAAAAACTGGAACTGCCATTATCAGGATTGAAGTTCTGGATTTTAATGATAATTATCCTGTTTttcaacaaaaaatatataaaattagttTAAGTGAGGATTCTCCAAGTGGCTCTTTAGTGCTTCATTTAAATGCCACTGATAAAGATGAAGGATCCAATGCGGAAATCAACTATTCATTTAGTCATATTCCAGAAAATGAACTCGACATCTTTACTTTGGATTCTCAAACTGGAGTCATTAGAACCACCGGGGAATTGGATTATGAGAAAACAAAGATATATGAACTATCTGTGGAAGCCAAAGATGGTGGTGGCTTAGCGGCCCAATCTACTGTGATAGTTCAGGTTGTAGATGTGAATGACAatgctcctgaaatattactctcATCACTATCCACACCCATTCCAGAAGATACAACTCTCGGGACCAATGTGGCCTTAATTCATGTTAAGGATTTGGACTCTGGAGAAAATGGTAAAGTCACTTGCAAATTAGCAGAAACGCTTGATTTTAAGTTATTGCCGTCATCTAATAACTACTACAAAGTAGTAACAGCAAAGTATTTGGATCGAGAACGAAAATCTTCTTATAACTTAACACTTGAAGCTGAAGATGAAGGATCTCCGTCAATGATAACTAAGAAGACAATCCATATAATTATTTCAGATGTGAATGACAATGAACCCATTTTTGACAAATTGttgtatatttcatatatttcagAGAACATCCCAGCAGGGAGTTCAATAGCTAATATCCATGCATCAGATCTCGATGACAATGACAACGCGCGGTTAATGTACTCtataataaatgtaaatataGAAGAAATCCCAGTATCATCCTATGTGTCCATAAACTCAATGACCGGGGTTCTCTATGCCCAGAGATCATTTGACTACGAACAGTTGCGGGAATTTCAGTTCCAGGTGATGGCTAAAGACAGTGGATCTCCTCCTCTAAGCAGTAATGTCACCGTGAGGATATGTATCATTGATAAGAATGATAATGCTCCTAAGATCCTCTACCCATCACCGGACACTGAGGGATCGCCATTATTTGAGTTTATTCCTCATTCTGCTGAGAAAGGTTATCTAGTCACCAAAGTGATCGCAGTGGACGCCGACTCTGGACACAACGCCTGGCTCTCCTATCACTTACTACAAGTCCCTGATCCAACATTATTCACCATTGGACAATATACTGGGGAAATCAGGATTGGTCAAGACGTACAAGACCTGGACTCCTTAAGACAAAAAGTTGTGGTGATGGTAAAAGACAATGGAGTCCCATCTCTGTCATCTACAGTTACTCTAAGCTTGGTCATggctgaaaactttcaacagatTTTGCCTGAGATTACTCGGCATAGTAATAACTCAGATTCTTCTTCCAGTGTAACATTTTACCTAGTTATAGCCATTGCTTTCATCTCTATGTTATTCATCGTAACAGTGCTAGGCACTGTCATATATAAGTGCCGAAAAACCATTACCCCAACTACTTTTGGAACATACAGTAGAAATGTGTATCCTCAGTTCACCCTGGGATGTCCTTCTGAGATCAGTGATACAAGTTTACCTTTCCCATTCTCATATGATGTGTGTGTGACTCTGGACTCCAAGCAGAATGAAATTGCTTATCTGAAACCGGTGCAGAACGTCCCAACAGACAATCTGATAGATACTGAAAATGCGACTTTGGAGAACAACACTGAGGTATGCTTCACTTTAAAATTCTAA